In Spinacia oleracea cultivar Varoflay chromosome 5, BTI_SOV_V1, whole genome shotgun sequence, a single window of DNA contains:
- the LOC110777646 gene encoding uncharacterized protein yields the protein MNTIRGDESVVIRGKHRDEEGRVVVEKVEVHTHDKDTLKHLEKKLVDTGLHRLERHSADNRASVKKPPPKKGHGGKYTWEGPDLEVENEFEADLVLDKGDPNYVDQEEELDHEVKERIKGQLEVAKLPQARE from the coding sequence ATGAACACAATAAGAGGGGACGAGTCAGTGGTAATCCGAGGAAAACACCGGGACGAGGAAGGGAGAGTAGTGGTGGAGAAAGTAGAGGTGCACACCCACGATAAAGACACCCTGAAGCATCTCGAGAAGAAGCTCGTAGACACGGGACTCCACCGCCTTGAGCGTCACTCTGCTGATAACAGGGCATCGGTGAAGAAGCCACCTCCAAAGAAAGGACACGGGGGTAAGTATACATGGGAAGGGCCTGACCTTGAGGTTGAGAATGAGTTTGAAGCTGACCTTGTTCTCGACAAAGGGGATCCTAATTATGTTGATCAAGAAGAGGAGCTGGATCATGAGGTCAAAGAGAGGATCAAGGGTCAACTGGAAGTTGCTAAGCTGCCTCAGGCTAGAGAGTAG
- the LOC110777647 gene encoding AT-hook motif nuclear-localized protein 7, whose amino-acid sequence MEERESPISGSPENTESGSPISMSAGVISAPPDAVSGEGNFNGAVIALASGAGNSVGLKKKRGRPRKYDAHGNLNPSYASAAGRRISSPHSEAMSPPPGFTLTPSFASDNGPKRGRGKASSQNNWNQFASVGGIFADTAGVDFTPHVITVQTGEDVAAKIHSVGHKGARGVCVLSANGSISNVTIRQPGSSGGLLTYEGRFEILSLSGSYTRSEANGVTTRNGGLSISLAGPDGHVVGGNVAGWITAASPVQLVIGSFVPYAQKRRQHQHGESPAAISIQAFPDTMPAGISNLQSVPLGNEMGTPNVQLMPLQSLSQADESIGNGHNLNVVSSHNTPQWNNGVQPTQQQKIYPDINVCVPGV is encoded by the exons atggaggagagagagagcccCATTTCAGGGTCTCCGGAAAACACCGAAAGCGGTTCACCAATTTCCATGAGTGCCGGCGTTATTTCTGCACCGCCGGATGCAGTTTCCGGTGAAGGAAATTTTAACGGTGCAGTGATTGCGCTTGCAAGTGGTGCTGGAAATTCAGTGGGGTTAAAGAAGAAGAGAGGGAGGCCTAGAAAGTATGACGCTCATGGTAACTTGAATCCTTCGTATGCCTCCGCTGCCGGAAGAAGGATCTCGTCGCCGCATTCGGAAGCTATGTCTCCGCCGCCGGGTTTTACTCTTACGCCGTCGTTTGCATCAGATAATGGGCCGAAGAGAGGGCGGGGAAAAGCTTCTTCTCAAAATAACTGGAACCAATTTGCTTCCGTAG GTGGAATATTTGCAGATACAGCAGGGGTGGACTTCACACCCCATGTCATAACAGTACAAACTGGAGAG GATGTAGCGGCCAAAATACATTCAGTTGGTCACAAGGGGGCCCGAGGAGTCTGCGTCCTCTCCGCTAATGGTTCCATCTCGAACGTTACCATCCGCCAACCAGGATCTTCTGGTGGCCTCTTGACATATGAG GGGCGGTTTGAGATATTGTCTTTAAGCGGGTCATACACAAGGAGTGAAGCTAACGGGGTGACAACTAGGAATGGTGGACTAAGCATCTCATTAGCTGGTCCTGATGGCCATGTTGTTGGTGGCAATGTTGCTGGCTGGATTACTGCCGCAAGCCCTGTTCAA CTGGTTATTGGAAGCTTTGTTCCTTATGCTCAAAAGAGAAGGCAACATCAACATGGCGAATCCCCAGCTGCAATTTCTATCCAGGCTTTTCCTGATACAATGCCTGCAGGAATTTCAAACCTACAGTCTGTTCCCCTAGGTAATGAAATGGGCACACCAAATGTACAGCTAATGCCATTACAAAGTCTTAGTCAGGCAGATGAAAGCATAGGGAACGGGCATAACCTAAATGTAGTCTCTTCACATAATACTCCACAATGGAATAATGGAGTGCAACCAACCCAACAGCAGAAAATTTATCCCGATATCAATGTGTGTGTGCCTGGAGTATGA
- the LOC130461459 gene encoding uncharacterized protein: protein MVDATAGHELLTFMDAYSGYNQILMYPEDQEKTSFVTDRGNYCYKVMPFGLKNAGATYQRLVNRMFKDQLGDTMEVYIDDMLVKSKKANNHVEHLRQSFEILRKYGMKLNPTKCSFGVSAGFSWTDDHETALQNLKKYLMTPPRPPVQTQRRRSPATLPRRQHDSSQCVTAAKKLRHYFETHQIVVMTNYPIKSVMRRPELTGRMEKWTMALGGFDIKYQPRTAVKSQALADFVADFSPDLEKIADDEVKLINNVEETWTLFVEGSSNFRGAGLGVVLKSPQGDMIAQEICCDFKATNNEAEYEALIAGMTLAGELGASGLNIFSDSQLIVNQINDDYEAKDLKMTLYLEKDVLFKRSANGMLMRCAEKVEWEGLLKQYHEGECGGHEGGRSLSTRIKRNGYYWPAMLKDAMRFGIPSEIICDNGSQFISDKTRAFCKTWNIELKTSTPRYPQANGQAESSNKTSIASLKKRLDDKKGRWEEELPSILWANRTTPRTATRQTPFSLVYGCEAVLPPEVTLPSARYGLMTPEQNDVELSENLDNTEDFREAALIRMASQQQIVAKCFNKNVKVKMFKEGDWVLCKVFQNTNELNACKLAPAWEGPYLIDKIVGKGAYRLVNKDGKSVPRSWNATHLKLYHF from the exons ATGGTCGACGCCACCGCCGGTCACGAGTTACTCAccttcatggacgcctattcAGGATACAACCAGATACTTATGTACCCAGAGGACCAAGAAAAAACTTCTTTTGTAACAGATAGAGGAAATTATTGCTATAAagttatgccttttggtcttaaaaatgcaggtgcgacGTACCAACGACTGGTCAATAGGATGTTCAAAGATCAGCTCGGAGACACGATGGAGGtgtacatcgacgacatgctagTGAAATCAAAGAAGGCGAACAACCACGTGGAACATCTGCGACAGTCGTTCGAAATTTTAAGGAAATACGGTATGAAACTTAACCCAACTAAATGTTCTTTTGGAGTGTCGGCAG GCTTCAGTTGGACCGACGACCATGAAACAGCTTTGCAAAACCTAAAGAAATATTTGATGACGCCACCCCGGCCTCCTGTCCAAACCCAAAGAAGGCGAAGTCCTGCAACTCTACCTCGCCGTCAGCACGACAGCAGTCAGTGCG TCACTGCCGCCAAGAAATTAAGGCATTACTttgaaactcaccaaatagtggtgatgactaacTATCCAATCAAGTCTGTGATGCGTAGGCCAGAACTAACAGGTCGAATGGAGAAATGGACAATGGCACTTGGAGGATTCGACATCAAATACCAACCAAGGACAGCTGTAAAGTCGCAAGCCCTTGCAGATTTTGTGGCAGACTTCAGCCCCGACTTGGAGAAGATAGCAGACGACGAAGTCAAACTCATCAACAACGTAGAGGAAACATGGACACTCTTCGTCGAAGGCTCATCTAACTTTCGTGGTGCAGGTCTAGGCGTCGTGCTGAaatcaccacaaggggacatgatagcacaAGAAATATGCTGCGACTTCAAAGCGACAAAtaacgaagcagaatacgaggcaCTAATCGCCGGGATGACGTTAGCTGGGGAGTTGGGAGCAAGCGGACTAAACATCTTCAGCGACTCACAACTAATCGTCAACCAAATCAACGACGACTACGAAGCCAAAGACCTGAAAATGACCTTATATCTCGAGAAA gacGTGTTATTTAAGCGATCGGCAAACGGAATGTTGATGCGATGCGCAGAAAAAGTCGAATGGGAAGGATTACTGAAAcaataccacgaaggagaatgcGGCGGACACGAAGGAGGACGAAGCTTGTCAACCAGAATCAAAAGGAACGGGTACTATTGGCCAGCTATGCTTAAAGACGCCATGAG GTTCGGAATACCATCAGAAATTATATGCGACAACGGGTCACAGTTCATCAGCGACAAGACCAGGGCTTTCTGCAAAACATGGAACATCGAGCTAAAGACGTCGACGCCAAGATACCCCCAAGCCAACGGACAGGCGGAGTCCAGTAACAAGACAAGCATCGCATCACTAAAAAAGCGCTTGGACGACAAGAAAGGACGATGGGAAGAAGAGCTGCCatccatcctatgggccaataggacgacgcctaggacggcgaCGAGGCagactcccttctcactcgtCTACGGGTGCGAAGCAGTACTGCCTCCCGAAGTGACGTTGCCCAGTGCACGATATGGACTCATGACACCAGAACAAAACGACGTGGAACTCAGTGAAAACCTTGACAACACCGAAGACTTCAGGGAAGCAGCGTTGATAAGGATGGCGTCGCAGCAACAGATCGTGGCAAAATGTttcaacaaaaatgtcaaagtaAAAATGTTCAAGGAAGGCGATTGGGTGCTGTGCAAAGTATTTCAAAACACGAATGAACTAAACGCATGTAAACTCGCACCAGCTTGGGAAGGACCGTACTTGATCGATAAAATCGtcggaaagggggcatacaGGCTCGTCAACAAAGACGGCAAGTCGGTCCCCCGAAGCTGGAACGCCACCCACCTTAAACTTTATCACTTTTGA
- the LOC130461457 gene encoding uncharacterized protein: MLLSNYHNAASSVTIPSASWWKHFWGLKVLPRFKIFFWKLVRDVLPLASLLCHRGMPVDPLCSLCHQDLEVSSHLFRDCPLLLNLWSLGPLRPFCPSSLSGSFVHWCLEFLNNLSLAPVGLLDLFFSMLWTIWSLRNSARFRNVVWDPGAFIAIVDVWRGRCSEVRSLHQRTVVRHRCLGAAMSSASFVAVCPSSAVSDFSAFDICVICDGAWMSSSNEGGLGWILQNPSTSAHVGGGAQACVLASALQAELSACLWGVRMAICRGYSRILVYTDSSSVVALLSGTPSCPIQVFWLVCQLRELLQDLSRISIRKVPRAAVKPAHTLATSARRRHLLHHRF, encoded by the coding sequence ATGCTTCTCAGCAATTACCACAATGCCGCCTCTTCGGTTACGATTCCGTCTGCTTCCTGGTGGAAACACTTCTGGGGATTGAAAGTTCTTCCACGGTTTAAGATTTTTTTCTGGAAACTGGTGCGTGATGTGTTACCGCTTGCCTCTTTGTTATGTCATCGAGGCATGCCCGTAGATCCTTTGTGTTCTCTTTGTCATCAGGATTTGGAGGTTAGTTCTCACTTGTTTAGGGATTGTCCGCTGTTGCTTAATCTCTGGTCCTTGGGGCCTCTTCGTCCGTTCTGTCCGTCAAGTTTGTCAGGGTCCTTTGTTCACTGGTGCCTTGAGTTTCTTAATAATCTTTCTCTAGCTCCTGTGGGTCTCTTGGATCTGTTTTTCTCTATGTTATGGACTATTTGGTCGCTCCGTAACAGTGCTCGGTTTCGGAATGTGGTCTGGGATCCGGGAGCGTTTATAGCTATTGTGGATGTCTGGCGAGGCCGTTGCTCTGAGGTGCGGTCCCTTCACCAGCGTACCGTTGTTCGTCATCGATGCCTCGGGGCTGCTATGAGTTCTGCTTCTTTTGTTGCTGTTTGTCCTTCGTCAGCTGTTTCTGATTTTTCCGCTTTCGATATCTGTGTTATTTGTGATGGTGCTTGGATGTCCTCTTCGAATGAGGGAGGCCTTGGTTGGATCCTTCAGAATCCTTCCACGTCAGCTCATGTGGGAGGTGGAGCACAAGCTTGTGTCTTGGCTTCCGCTCTTCAGGCTGAACTCTCTGCTTGTCTTTGGGGGGTCCGAATGGCTATCTGTCGTGGGTATTCTCGGATCTTGGTTTATACAGACTCTAGCTCTGTGGTTGCTCTGCTTTCTGGTACCCCTTCGTGTCCAATTCAGGTCTTTTGGTTAGTTTGCCAACTTCGGGAACTCCTTCAGGACTTGTCAAGGATTTCCATTCGCAAGGTTCCTCGTGCTGCGGTTAAACCAGCTCATACTTTGGCTACTTCGGCTCGTCGTCGCCATCTTTTGCACCATCGGTTTTAG
- the LOC130461458 gene encoding uncharacterized protein, with amino-acid sequence MAITFDDSDSVDTQREHHDGLEMGLEEKNIIKRSTVLVGFSGESLRTVGEISLSTYAEGVNVMTNFNVVDLGRPWIHKMKVVPSTYHQSIKFPTKWGVMEIKGQQRDAKKYYETALKPSKSSI; translated from the exons ATGGCTATCACCTTCGACGACTCAGATTCAGTAGATACACAGCGAGAGCACCACGACGGACTG GAAATGGGACTCGAGGAAAAGAACATCATTAAGAGATCAACAGTCTTGGTAGGGTTCAGCGGAGAATCATTGCGAACTGTTGGAGAAATATCATTGTCCACCTATGCAGAAGGAGTCAATGTCATGACGAATTTCAACGTCGTCGATTTGGGACgaccatggatccacaaaatgaaaGTAGTACCCTCGACGTACCACCAGTCAATCAAATTCCCAACCAAATGGGGGGTCATGGAGATCAAAGGGCAGCAAAGAGATGCAAAGAAATACTACGAAACCGCACTGAAACCATCAAAATcctccatctag